One part of the Prosthecobacter vanneervenii genome encodes these proteins:
- the rpiB gene encoding ribose 5-phosphate isomerase B yields the protein MTSTSNGILPHKLAIASDHGGVELKNAVVAHLKTAGYGVEDLGVHSHDSVDYPDYAELVSEKVLSGAADAGILVCTTGIGMCIAANRHVGIQASLVGDAQTAAVTREHNNSNVLCLSGKNTPEATAMEIVDAWLKTPFAGGRHGRRVDKMNAQPHPLDILEASDSAVAEIIRGEQHRQQDHIELIASENFTSKAVMAAQGSCLTNKYAEGYPAKRWYGGCEEVDKVEQLAIDRACQLFGAKYANVQPHSGSQANAAVYFSVLQPGDKVLGMNLAHGGHLTHGNPANFSGRFYQFCQYGVSATDERINYDELAEVALREKPKMITAGASAYPRIIDFKKMSEIAKSVGAYLFVDMAHIAGLVAGGAHPSPMEYADFVTTTTHKSLRGPRGGMILTNNDELFKKIQSQVFPGVQGGPLMHVIAAKAVCFGECLKPEFKDYTAQVVKNAQALAAALIELGYRITSGGTDNHLMLVDLRPKGLNGKIASETLDKAAITVNKNGIPFDTEKITLGGGIRVGTPAVTTRGMKEADMKQIAAWIDRALTNRENDAVLAEIRKEVSEANKRFPLP from the coding sequence ATGACCAGCACCTCCAACGGCATCCTCCCTCATAAACTCGCCATCGCTTCCGACCACGGCGGCGTGGAACTGAAAAATGCCGTCGTCGCTCACTTGAAGACCGCCGGTTACGGCGTGGAAGATCTGGGGGTTCATTCGCACGACTCCGTGGACTATCCCGACTACGCAGAGCTCGTTTCTGAAAAAGTTCTCTCCGGCGCAGCCGACGCAGGCATTCTTGTCTGCACCACGGGCATTGGCATGTGCATTGCCGCCAACCGCCACGTCGGCATCCAGGCCTCTCTGGTGGGCGATGCCCAGACTGCGGCTGTCACCCGTGAGCACAACAACTCCAATGTGCTCTGCCTCTCCGGCAAGAACACACCGGAAGCTACCGCCATGGAGATCGTGGACGCCTGGCTGAAAACCCCCTTTGCCGGTGGCCGTCATGGCCGTCGGGTCGATAAAATGAACGCACAACCCCACCCCCTCGACATTCTGGAGGCCAGCGACTCCGCCGTGGCCGAAATCATCCGCGGCGAGCAGCATCGCCAGCAGGACCACATCGAGCTCATCGCGAGCGAAAACTTCACCAGCAAGGCGGTCATGGCCGCCCAGGGCAGCTGCCTCACCAACAAGTATGCGGAAGGCTACCCAGCCAAGCGTTGGTACGGTGGTTGTGAAGAAGTGGACAAGGTGGAGCAGCTGGCCATCGACCGCGCCTGCCAGCTCTTTGGTGCCAAGTATGCCAACGTGCAGCCGCACTCCGGTTCCCAGGCCAATGCCGCTGTTTACTTCAGCGTGCTCCAGCCCGGAGACAAGGTGCTGGGCATGAACCTGGCCCACGGCGGCCACCTCACCCATGGCAATCCGGCCAACTTCTCCGGCCGCTTCTACCAGTTCTGCCAGTACGGCGTCAGCGCCACGGATGAGCGCATCAACTACGACGAGCTTGCCGAAGTGGCCCTGCGTGAGAAGCCCAAGATGATCACCGCCGGTGCCAGCGCCTACCCGCGCATCATCGACTTCAAGAAGATGAGCGAGATCGCCAAAAGCGTGGGTGCCTACCTCTTTGTCGATATGGCCCACATCGCCGGTCTCGTGGCCGGTGGCGCGCATCCCTCCCCCATGGAGTATGCCGACTTCGTCACCACCACCACCCACAAGAGCCTGCGCGGCCCTCGTGGAGGCATGATCCTCACCAACAACGACGAACTCTTCAAAAAGATCCAGAGTCAGGTCTTCCCTGGCGTGCAGGGCGGTCCGCTCATGCACGTCATCGCCGCCAAGGCCGTCTGCTTCGGCGAGTGTCTCAAGCCCGAGTTCAAGGACTACACCGCACAAGTCGTCAAAAACGCCCAGGCGCTGGCTGCTGCCCTCATCGAGCTTGGCTACCGCATCACCAGCGGTGGCACGGACAATCACCTCATGCTGGTGGATCTCCGCCCGAAAGGCCTCAACGGCAAGATCGCCAGCGAGACCCTCGACAAGGCCGCGATCACCGTAAACAAGAACGGCATTCCGTTCGACACCGAGAAGATCACCCTCGGCGGCGGCATCCGCGTCGGCACCCCCGCCGTGACCACCCGTGGCATGAAAGAAGCTGACATGAAACAAATCGCCGCCTGGATCGACCGCGCTCTTACCAATCGCGAAAACGACGCCGTCCTGGCCGAGATCCGCAAGGAAGTCAGCGAGGCGAACAAGCGCTTCCCGCTGCCTTGA
- a CDS encoding low molecular weight protein arginine phosphatase, whose protein sequence is MKNVLFVCTGNTCRSPMAEALFRDLVKERADYQVSSAGVAAAPGMPASKHTAAILKERGLDLSRFQSRMLDQELLERATHVFAMSSHHMAAIADEFPDHSDKVYLVSEFAAEDALRGRDVSDPFGQGRAAYEETLRSLEKMLPSLLAYIDQTWKKNEG, encoded by the coding sequence TTGAAAAACGTTCTTTTTGTCTGCACTGGCAACACCTGCCGCAGCCCGATGGCGGAGGCGCTCTTCCGCGATCTGGTGAAGGAACGTGCCGACTACCAGGTCTCCAGCGCCGGGGTGGCCGCCGCGCCCGGCATGCCCGCCAGCAAGCACACCGCCGCCATTCTCAAGGAGCGTGGCCTCGATCTCTCCAGGTTCCAGAGCCGCATGCTGGACCAGGAGCTGCTGGAGCGCGCTACGCACGTTTTCGCCATGTCCTCCCACCACATGGCCGCGATTGCCGATGAGTTTCCTGATCATTCGGACAAGGTTTACCTGGTCTCCGAATTTGCCGCCGAGGACGCTCTGCGCGGCAGGGATGTCTCCGATCCCTTCGGCCAGGGCCGAGCAGCCTACGAAGAGACGCTGCGCAGCCTGGAAAAAATGCTCCCAAGCCTGCTTGCCTATATCGACCAGACCTGGAAGAAAAATGAAGGATGA
- a CDS encoding protein kinase domain-containing protein: protein MAERYKIYEKLGMGGVGAVYRAYDSQLKRWVAVKRLLTANEADQDKNVASELRREADALASLRNPNIVTIFDVASDDEGLFMVMELLQGEDLADVVARGPLPYDDFKELASQTLEGLLSAHQHHILHRDIKPENIKVERLPGGRLQAKIIDFGLARAGLRARKQTEDQEGTVMGSIYYMAPEQLTREPVDERTDLYSLGCVFYEALSGRKAFDGATMAEVIDKHIDHVVVPLHQIAPHVPQWLGAWCARLMAQKPDDRPANAQQAIEEFRAWEKMPTMVPYGPWMGMYVPPPVYMPPPGMPPGTGTVPLTGYYQQPYEMQPQPVVYAEPVLEAVQYGETGQPVTDAASITTHLTPAPRRPTSGHTAALRHGQQAAGASGGSFFQQNARLVKNAAIIGGGVLLLGIGGCFFFGKGKSSSGGGKSVLSSVGISANPPKVRFQLPQDRPFPPVDAGICMFYVGNTGILTNRKGGDGKLAPANTNEPVIEWHDLSERGGDNILRSYDDSPDYAPKRVNWPEAATGGSPKPGRVVLDFHPRNGKPCILELDDTGIEEPNMPFGSKNVSVPNEKGMTAVVAFQADASKLPMRVFTLSNADGSLVSLLVDEKKNVVMEVKHEGGSPTIVSKDVSGTIACLAQITWSTNSGMVELRVRDSNGKGFTGSNKSTAPYKPLNKLVFGRDHESTGANVGSQDQFCGYLAEFFLYSVLLKPDQLQLIDGRVRDYYFVPSAPPPLNTRLRTKLAMIEPRSSWKLNASLKKEDCSKATDNNTGTRWSTGAAMKGGEWFTIELPAEENIAGLALDSQASNQDYIRKHRIEVSSNGSQWTPAADEGFGSAVTEIVFKTPQKARFVRITQLGTASNYWGINEVVLFKK from the coding sequence ATGGCGGAACGATACAAAATCTATGAAAAGCTCGGCATGGGCGGCGTTGGAGCCGTTTACCGGGCTTACGACAGCCAGCTTAAACGCTGGGTCGCCGTCAAACGACTGCTGACCGCCAACGAAGCAGACCAAGACAAAAACGTGGCCTCAGAGCTGCGAAGGGAGGCAGACGCGCTGGCCTCGCTGCGCAATCCGAACATCGTGACCATCTTTGACGTGGCGAGCGATGACGAGGGGCTCTTCATGGTGATGGAGCTGCTGCAGGGAGAAGACCTCGCTGATGTGGTGGCCCGCGGCCCGCTGCCCTACGATGACTTTAAAGAGCTGGCCTCACAGACCCTCGAAGGCCTGCTCTCCGCACACCAGCACCACATTCTGCATCGGGACATCAAGCCGGAGAATATCAAGGTGGAGCGCCTGCCAGGCGGACGCCTGCAGGCCAAAATCATCGACTTTGGCCTGGCCCGCGCCGGCCTGCGTGCCCGCAAGCAGACGGAAGACCAGGAAGGCACCGTGATGGGGTCCATCTACTACATGGCTCCGGAGCAGCTGACCCGCGAGCCAGTGGACGAACGCACCGACCTCTACTCGCTGGGGTGCGTCTTTTACGAAGCGCTCTCCGGAAGAAAAGCCTTTGACGGAGCCACCATGGCCGAGGTGATCGACAAGCACATCGACCACGTGGTGGTGCCGCTGCACCAGATAGCACCGCATGTACCCCAGTGGCTGGGTGCCTGGTGTGCACGCCTGATGGCGCAGAAGCCAGATGACCGGCCCGCCAATGCTCAGCAGGCCATCGAAGAATTCCGCGCCTGGGAAAAGATGCCCACCATGGTGCCCTACGGGCCGTGGATGGGAATGTATGTGCCGCCTCCCGTGTACATGCCCCCGCCCGGGATGCCTCCTGGCACAGGCACTGTCCCCCTGACCGGCTACTACCAGCAGCCGTACGAAATGCAGCCCCAGCCGGTGGTCTATGCCGAACCGGTGTTAGAGGCAGTGCAATATGGAGAAACAGGCCAGCCCGTGACGGATGCGGCCTCCATCACCACACATCTGACCCCTGCTCCGCGCCGACCCACTTCCGGCCATACCGCGGCGCTACGCCACGGCCAGCAGGCTGCAGGTGCGTCTGGCGGATCCTTTTTCCAGCAAAATGCCAGATTGGTCAAAAACGCAGCCATCATCGGCGGCGGTGTGCTCCTGCTAGGCATCGGCGGCTGCTTCTTTTTTGGCAAAGGCAAATCGTCATCCGGTGGCGGCAAATCGGTACTCTCCTCCGTTGGCATCTCGGCCAATCCGCCCAAGGTCAGGTTCCAGCTCCCGCAGGACCGTCCCTTCCCGCCGGTAGATGCGGGCATCTGCATGTTTTATGTGGGGAACACCGGCATCCTGACCAACCGCAAAGGTGGTGATGGCAAACTGGCCCCGGCAAACACGAACGAACCGGTCATCGAGTGGCATGATCTCTCCGAACGTGGAGGCGACAACATCCTGCGCAGCTATGATGACAGCCCCGACTATGCGCCCAAGCGTGTGAACTGGCCGGAAGCCGCCACAGGCGGCAGCCCCAAGCCGGGCCGCGTCGTGCTCGACTTCCATCCACGGAATGGCAAGCCCTGCATCCTGGAGCTCGACGATACTGGAATCGAAGAGCCGAACATGCCCTTTGGCAGCAAAAATGTCTCCGTTCCTAATGAAAAGGGAATGACAGCGGTGGTCGCCTTCCAGGCAGACGCCAGCAAGCTACCCATGCGGGTTTTCACCCTGAGCAATGCAGACGGCAGCCTCGTCTCGCTGCTGGTGGACGAGAAAAAGAATGTGGTCATGGAAGTGAAACACGAGGGAGGCAGCCCCACAATCGTCTCCAAGGACGTCAGCGGCACGATCGCCTGTCTGGCCCAGATCACCTGGAGCACAAACTCAGGCATGGTGGAGCTGCGTGTGCGTGATTCCAACGGCAAGGGATTCACCGGATCCAACAAGTCCACCGCCCCCTACAAGCCGCTGAACAAGCTGGTGTTTGGTCGCGACCATGAAAGCACTGGTGCCAATGTGGGATCCCAGGATCAGTTCTGCGGTTATCTGGCGGAGTTTTTTCTCTACTCCGTCCTCTTGAAGCCGGACCAGCTTCAACTCATAGATGGACGCGTGAGGGATTATTACTTTGTGCCTTCAGCACCACCGCCGCTGAACACCCGGCTGAGAACCAAGCTGGCAATGATCGAACCCCGCAGCTCGTGGAAGCTGAACGCCAGCCTGAAAAAGGAAGACTGCTCAAAGGCCACCGACAACAACACCGGTACGCGCTGGTCCACCGGCGCAGCGATGAAAGGCGGCGAATGGTTCACGATTGAGCTACCCGCCGAGGAAAACATCGCCGGTCTGGCGCTGGACAGCCAGGCCAGCAACCAGGACTACATTCGCAAACATCGCATCGAAGTTTCCTCCAACGGCAGCCAGTGGACTCCTGCGGCAGACGAAGGCTTTGGATCGGCTGTCACTGAAATTGTGTTCAAGACGCCACAGAAAGCACGCTTTGTGCGAATCACTCAGCTGGGAACCGCCAGCAACTACTGGGGCATCAACGAAGTGGTGCTCTTCAAGAAGTAA
- a CDS encoding AAA family ATPase, which translates to MIAIATASQKGGVGKTTLCINLAYSLARRGWRVLLIDTDPQGGVGLSLAKSAKTREGFHEFLVRGGDLGQMVVPTRLPELEIVPAGQYDTCARQGWVEHEVPARLADLLRSAELRGVDVVLMDTAAGMSSTTEAVVKACDFVVLPQQAEPLAIRSVPHLLETLARFRAEGAGVRVAGILLTMVMRENEMSLKVARELRDMLPANLMFQQSIPRLSSFLEASALGVPVALTKRNPPPEALIFDQIAAELEQRTGLTHEREKEHGHASLMD; encoded by the coding sequence GTGATTGCGATTGCAACGGCCAGCCAGAAAGGCGGCGTGGGGAAAACCACGTTGTGCATCAACCTCGCCTACTCTCTGGCGCGGCGCGGCTGGCGTGTGCTCCTGATCGACACTGACCCCCAGGGGGGCGTGGGTCTGTCTCTGGCCAAAAGCGCCAAGACGCGCGAAGGGTTTCATGAATTTCTCGTCCGTGGCGGTGATCTAGGCCAGATGGTGGTGCCAACCCGGCTGCCTGAGCTCGAGATCGTGCCTGCCGGACAGTACGACACCTGCGCCCGGCAGGGCTGGGTGGAGCACGAGGTGCCGGCCCGCCTGGCTGATCTGCTGCGCAGTGCGGAGCTGCGGGGCGTGGACGTGGTGCTGATGGATACTGCTGCCGGCATGAGCAGCACCACCGAGGCTGTGGTGAAGGCCTGCGACTTTGTGGTCCTGCCCCAGCAGGCAGAGCCGCTGGCCATCCGCAGCGTGCCGCATTTGCTGGAGACTTTGGCCCGATTCCGCGCCGAAGGGGCGGGGGTGCGTGTCGCAGGCATTTTGCTTACGATGGTGATGAGGGAAAACGAGATGAGCCTGAAAGTAGCCAGGGAACTGCGGGACATGCTGCCCGCCAACCTGATGTTTCAGCAGAGCATTCCGCGCCTTTCGTCATTCCTGGAGGCCAGCGCCCTGGGAGTGCCCGTGGCTCTGACCAAAAGGAATCCGCCGCCAGAGGCGCTCATTTTTGACCAGATCGCTGCAGAGCTGGAGCAGCGCACCGGACTGACACATGAACGCGAAAAGGAGCATGGCCATGCAAGTCTCATGGATTGA
- a CDS encoding S1 family peptidase, whose protein sequence is MKKLMKPMPSAYHPPSVALGLLTSLILSICSAQEVTPQLEVQGTVGKKVYTNVKVMSVTPQGVKIAHDDGISVVPVGYLPKEWLDKYAPGASTMPQATSDAPPAAAKGTPQAASTPARAAAVTMTDGTSASEKQAVVTSFEPSCLVFIKTNNSNGSGFIAKVDGATYIYTNAHVLCGTQKAFTSKIISIQTASGHNIPIPRELELSDMPSTSDENGLEDLARIPIKIEGDEKAYEISELNANVSMGSKVVAYGNSLGGDVFTALEGIVVGVGADRIEISSEIVPGNSGGPVVLEESKKVIGLSSYLIGGQQDIWTDGTKFERVRRFALRPDKVTKWRKMLFSSLATSLSELTAFERDTLSLAAASYLSPKSNYAGFDLRLNSRGDYDIQKVLREGGKYSLGQTIASAVARVNQRLGVGMGGSGARMAKQGVTGYFAEFYNTVAAASATQLQALESSERSAYLKKLIPEMVRLRKEAHQAFMREAAQFK, encoded by the coding sequence ATGAAAAAACTCATGAAGCCTATGCCCAGCGCTTACCATCCGCCTTCGGTGGCATTAGGTCTATTAACCAGCTTGATATTGTCCATCTGCTCCGCGCAAGAGGTCACGCCACAGCTTGAAGTCCAGGGAACGGTCGGCAAAAAAGTTTACACCAACGTCAAGGTCATGTCCGTGACTCCTCAGGGAGTCAAAATCGCGCATGACGATGGCATATCCGTGGTGCCTGTCGGCTACCTGCCAAAGGAGTGGCTCGATAAATATGCACCGGGAGCATCAACCATGCCCCAAGCCACCTCAGACGCGCCGCCCGCCGCAGCCAAGGGCACGCCTCAAGCAGCCTCAACACCCGCACGTGCCGCCGCCGTCACCATGACCGACGGCACATCAGCCTCAGAGAAGCAAGCTGTAGTCACTTCATTTGAGCCAAGCTGCCTCGTTTTCATCAAGACAAACAACAGCAATGGTTCTGGCTTCATCGCCAAGGTCGATGGAGCAACCTACATTTACACCAATGCGCACGTCCTCTGTGGCACACAGAAAGCATTCACCTCCAAAATTATCAGCATCCAAACCGCATCGGGACACAATATTCCCATTCCTCGTGAGCTGGAACTCTCGGACATGCCCTCCACCTCGGACGAAAACGGTCTTGAAGATCTGGCTCGCATACCGATCAAGATCGAAGGCGATGAGAAGGCCTATGAAATTTCGGAACTCAACGCCAATGTCTCCATGGGCAGCAAGGTCGTCGCCTACGGCAACAGTCTTGGCGGCGACGTCTTCACCGCACTGGAAGGCATCGTTGTCGGCGTAGGGGCCGACAGAATCGAAATCAGCAGCGAGATCGTGCCCGGCAACAGCGGAGGCCCTGTGGTGCTGGAGGAAAGCAAAAAAGTCATCGGTCTGTCATCTTATCTGATCGGAGGTCAGCAGGATATCTGGACCGATGGCACCAAATTTGAGCGGGTGCGCCGTTTTGCCCTTCGACCCGATAAAGTGACCAAGTGGAGAAAAATGCTGTTTTCCTCCCTTGCGACCTCGCTCTCCGAACTCACCGCCTTTGAGCGTGATACACTTTCTCTCGCTGCGGCCTCTTATCTCAGTCCCAAATCAAACTACGCTGGATTCGACCTCCGTTTGAACTCACGAGGAGATTACGATATCCAGAAGGTGCTGAGGGAAGGCGGCAAATACAGCCTTGGACAAACGATTGCCTCGGCTGTGGCAAGAGTGAATCAAAGACTGGGCGTAGGGATGGGTGGCTCAGGTGCCCGAATGGCCAAACAAGGTGTGACAGGTTATTTTGCAGAATTCTACAACACCGTTGCAGCAGCCTCGGCCACTCAGTTGCAGGCACTCGAATCCTCCGAGAGATCAGCCTACTTGAAAAAGCTCATCCCTGAAATGGTTCGTCTGCGCAAAGAAGCTCATCAGGCGTTCATGAGGGAGGCAGCGCAGTTTAAATAA
- a CDS encoding redoxin family protein, whose product MKKVLSILLGGAALAGSVVGLRAQAQQAEFDEKFKAFDQNADGIISGDEMNGARYLPQLDLNKDGKLTREEALEAVQKMRKLSGNPTPAIGDEPTGVLFNRLDKNGDGKLTSDELPNKRWFNGLDTDNDGHVSLEEAEKVIATLRKRGSPATGSSQASSSPIQPASEDPTFKEAPELLKGAELGVGRMVADTTLKTLAGAELKLSSAAGKNGLVIALFSATCPISGKLAPETARLEKELKEKGVGMLLVNAPPGQKSEEAAKFISVHKLNSPAASDADGKLAQQLAATTTTEVFLLDAARTLVYRGALNDQYGLGYTKDAPQHHYLRDAVAAMLRGEPADVAATSAPGCALDLPHEKAVASTVATYHRDIARIMQANCVECHHKGGVGPFALDSYEDVIEHAGMIRKQVERGAMPPWFAAPLEGKAHSPWANDRSLSERDRTDLLAWLASDRPKGDVADAPKARVFQGEWTIGKPDAIIAGARPVSVKAEGTMPYQHVTVTTDFPEDRWVRGYEILPTAREVVHHVIVSVHEKGRRVRDGGDEGAQGYWAAYVPGNTKQIYPEGFARKLSAGATVSFQIHYTPNGKAVEDTIRMGLLFAKEPPKYVIHTTGLPNARISIPPGEANHVETASRKLPTDINVMAWMAHLHVRGKAFKFEVTLPDGKTETLLDIPKYDFNWQLRYDYAKPHFLPRGSTIKITAVYDNSTGNPANPDPTKTVRWGQQTFDEMMIGYMEHYTPLHPEVAAK is encoded by the coding sequence ATGAAAAAGGTTCTCTCCATTCTCCTTGGCGGCGCGGCTCTGGCCGGTTCCGTCGTCGGTCTGCGCGCCCAGGCCCAGCAGGCGGAATTCGATGAAAAGTTCAAGGCTTTCGACCAGAACGCGGACGGCATCATCAGCGGAGACGAGATGAACGGCGCCAGATACCTGCCCCAGCTGGACCTGAACAAGGATGGCAAGCTGACGCGCGAGGAGGCGCTGGAAGCCGTGCAGAAAATGCGCAAGCTCTCAGGCAACCCAACTCCTGCTATCGGAGATGAACCCACAGGTGTGCTCTTCAATCGGCTGGACAAAAACGGCGACGGCAAGCTGACCTCTGACGAGTTGCCAAACAAGAGATGGTTCAACGGTCTCGACACGGACAATGACGGCCATGTCAGCTTGGAAGAGGCGGAGAAAGTCATCGCCACCCTGCGCAAGCGCGGCAGTCCAGCGACTGGCAGCAGTCAGGCATCCAGCTCCCCGATCCAGCCTGCCTCTGAAGACCCGACATTCAAGGAAGCTCCCGAGCTGCTCAAAGGGGCGGAGCTTGGCGTTGGCCGCATGGTGGCAGACACCACCCTCAAGACTCTGGCAGGAGCCGAGCTCAAGCTCAGCAGCGCTGCCGGGAAAAACGGCCTCGTCATCGCTCTCTTCAGCGCCACCTGCCCGATCAGCGGCAAGCTGGCTCCCGAGACAGCCCGTCTGGAAAAAGAGCTGAAGGAAAAAGGCGTGGGCATGCTGCTGGTGAACGCACCTCCCGGGCAGAAATCTGAGGAGGCCGCCAAGTTCATCTCGGTTCACAAGCTGAACTCCCCGGCTGCAAGCGATGCCGATGGCAAACTCGCGCAGCAGCTTGCTGCCACCACCACCACGGAGGTCTTCCTCCTCGATGCTGCACGCACGCTGGTCTATCGTGGCGCGCTGAATGACCAGTATGGCCTTGGCTACACCAAAGATGCCCCGCAGCATCACTACCTGCGCGATGCCGTGGCGGCGATGCTGCGTGGCGAACCGGCAGATGTGGCGGCCACCAGCGCCCCCGGCTGCGCACTCGATCTGCCGCATGAAAAAGCCGTCGCCAGCACAGTGGCGACCTATCACCGCGACATTGCACGCATCATGCAGGCGAACTGTGTAGAGTGTCATCACAAGGGAGGTGTGGGCCCGTTTGCACTGGACTCCTATGAAGACGTGATCGAGCACGCCGGAATGATCCGCAAGCAGGTGGAGCGCGGAGCCATGCCGCCGTGGTTTGCCGCACCTCTGGAGGGCAAAGCCCACTCTCCTTGGGCCAATGACCGCTCTCTCTCCGAGCGCGACCGCACAGACCTCCTGGCTTGGCTGGCCTCAGACCGTCCCAAAGGAGATGTAGCCGATGCTCCGAAGGCCCGCGTGTTCCAGGGGGAATGGACGATTGGCAAGCCGGATGCCATCATCGCTGGCGCGCGGCCGGTTTCCGTCAAGGCCGAGGGCACCATGCCCTACCAGCATGTGACGGTGACCACGGATTTCCCCGAGGACCGCTGGGTGCGCGGCTATGAGATCCTGCCCACCGCCCGCGAGGTGGTGCACCACGTCATTGTCAGTGTGCATGAGAAAGGGCGCCGTGTGCGCGACGGCGGCGATGAAGGTGCCCAGGGCTACTGGGCTGCATATGTGCCTGGCAATACCAAGCAGATCTATCCCGAGGGCTTTGCGCGAAAGCTCTCCGCTGGAGCCACCGTGAGCTTCCAGATCCATTACACTCCCAATGGCAAGGCTGTGGAAGACACCATCCGCATGGGGCTGCTGTTTGCCAAAGAACCGCCCAAGTACGTCATCCACACCACCGGACTGCCCAATGCCCGGATTAGCATTCCGCCGGGAGAGGCTAATCATGTGGAAACAGCCTCGCGCAAACTGCCCACGGACATCAATGTGATGGCCTGGATGGCCCACCTGCACGTGAGGGGCAAGGCCTTCAAATTTGAAGTCACCCTCCCGGACGGCAAAACCGAGACACTTCTGGACATCCCCAAATACGACTTCAACTGGCAGCTGCGCTACGACTACGCCAAACCGCATTTCCTGCCGCGCGGCAGCACCATCAAAATCACCGCCGTGTATGACAACAGCACAGGCAATCCTGCCAACCCTGACCCAACCAAAACCGTGCGCTGGGGCCAGCAGACCTTTGACGAAATGATGATCGGCTACATGGAGCACTACACTCCTCTGCATCCGGAAGTGGCGGCCAAATAA
- a CDS encoding NHL repeat-containing protein, producing the protein MSNRILSLLSVMALAGTAAAEVSYEFVPNFITPPPGKETIGDGHGEIAVDSTGKIYVSVQDKDPALAGLQVYGKDGKFIKTLPLPPSLHGFVIRKLADGEHIYAAVLGEQKVIKCNLDGTVVMEIPTSAFPAEQRDFVTVSKSDEADPKKKTTIASGVKIADSKTEITLKLADGTEKKITKEKGVGAAGGLRLTNCDVAPNGDIYVVDGYGRSFIFVFSAEGKFKSVFGGPDKPLALANAHKIFIDTRFEPARVMICDRGHKRMLHTDLAGNFIGEIATEMRNPSSASFHGDLMCVAEIAGNVSVWDKANKRVADLGTSPAMTNTPGIPPQDWKQGIVTSPHGITFDNDGNILETEWNKWGRVLKWNVKK; encoded by the coding sequence ATGAGCAACCGCATCCTCTCCCTTCTGTCCGTCATGGCCCTGGCCGGCACCGCCGCTGCCGAGGTGTCCTATGAGTTCGTCCCCAACTTCATCACCCCGCCTCCCGGCAAGGAGACCATCGGTGACGGCCACGGCGAGATCGCGGTGGACTCCACTGGCAAGATCTACGTGAGCGTACAGGACAAGGACCCTGCCCTGGCAGGTCTGCAGGTCTATGGCAAGGACGGCAAGTTTATCAAAACCCTGCCGCTGCCCCCTTCCCTGCACGGCTTTGTGATCCGCAAGCTGGCCGATGGCGAGCACATCTACGCCGCTGTGCTGGGCGAGCAGAAGGTCATCAAGTGCAATCTGGACGGCACCGTGGTCATGGAGATCCCCACCAGCGCCTTCCCGGCGGAGCAGCGTGATTTCGTCACCGTCAGCAAGAGCGACGAGGCCGATCCTAAAAAGAAGACAACCATCGCATCCGGCGTGAAGATCGCTGATTCCAAGACGGAGATCACTCTGAAGCTGGCAGACGGCACGGAGAAAAAAATCACCAAGGAAAAGGGCGTGGGTGCCGCCGGTGGCCTCAGGCTGACCAACTGCGATGTGGCCCCCAATGGCGACATCTACGTGGTTGATGGCTACGGCCGCAGCTTCATCTTCGTGTTTAGCGCCGAAGGCAAGTTCAAGAGCGTCTTTGGTGGCCCAGACAAGCCTCTCGCCTTGGCCAACGCCCACAAGATCTTCATCGACACCCGCTTTGAGCCCGCCCGCGTGATGATCTGCGACCGCGGCCACAAGCGCATGCTGCACACCGACCTCGCAGGAAATTTCATCGGTGAGATCGCCACGGAAATGCGTAACCCGAGTTCCGCCAGCTTCCATGGCGACCTGATGTGCGTGGCCGAGATCGCCGGCAATGTGAGCGTGTGGGACAAGGCCAACAAGCGTGTGGCTGACCTGGGCACCAGCCCGGCGATGACCAACACCCCCGGCATTCCTCCGCAGGACTGGAAGCAGGGCATCGTGACCAGCCCGCACGGCATCACCTTTGACAACGATGGCAACATCCTTGAAACCGAGTGGAACAAGTGGGGCCGGGTGCTGAAGTGGAACGTGAAGAAGTAA